One Benincasa hispida cultivar B227 chromosome 5, ASM972705v1, whole genome shotgun sequence genomic window carries:
- the LOC120078248 gene encoding F-box protein CPR1-like → MLGYVPQEVLFNIFLNLPTKTLVLCSCVSKSWRSVIANPSFISTHLNQSLTCNRKLLILKRYYGNRSKQEVRFSLHLDTETLDLYQELKFPFVNQNGDSKIVGICNGLVCFLGLDLLLWNPSIQRAVAVPRTSEIVTIYGVPDYYALGFGFDSCTNDYKVVRLLYFEVKTPFNYKRSPKVEVYEVRTGSWRAIKIKAPRCEIVKSGWTQAFVNGAIHWVAYREIGRGYRCFVLRFDIVEECFSSIALPERLVNYSPYDLKVAVLGGALSIMLCGWYCFETYMSSVWVLQNYDIPESWTKLVSFDRSQELGMVLGIRENGEMLMESKRGEVVLYKPEIQLMKGLGIYGAEDTFYLNTYVESLALLNEGKGISKKVAD, encoded by the coding sequence ATGTTAGGTTATGTTCCACAGGAAGTCTTATTTAACATCTTTCTTAATCTTCCTACAAAAACCCTTGTTCTCTGTTCATGCGTCTCAAAATCATGGCGCTCTGTCATCGCCAATCCAAGTTTCATCAGCACCCACCTCAACCAATCTTTAACCTGCAACAGGAAACTTCTGATTCTCAAGCGCTATTATGGTAACAGAAGCAAGCAAGAAGTCCGGTTTTCGCTTCATCTCGATACAGAGACATTGGATCTATACCAGGAATTGAAATTCCCATTCGTCAATCAGAATGGGGATTCTAAGATCGTGGGAATTTGCAATGGATTGGTTTGTTTCTTAGGTCTCGATCTTCTTTTGTGGAACCCATCAATTCAAAGAGCTGTAGCTGTTCCTAGAACTAGCGAAATTGTCACTATCTATGGTGTTCCAGATTACTATGCACTTGGATTTGGCTTCGATTCTTGTACCAACGACTACAAGGTGGTTAGATTGTTATATTTTGAAGTTAAGACTCCTTTTAATTATAAAAGATCTCCTAAAGTTGAGGTATATGAGGTTAGAACAGGTTCATGGAGAGCAATTAAGATCAAAGCTCCTCGCTGTGAAATAGTCAAATCAGGATGGACACAAGCTTTTGTCAATGGAGCTATCCATTGGGTTGCTTACAGGGAAATTGGCAGGGGTTATAGGTGTTTCGTTTTGAGATTTGATATAGTTGAGGAGTGTTTCAGTTCTATAGCTTTGCCAGAGCGTTTGGTTAATTACTCACCATATGACTTGAAAGTTGCTGTGCTAGGAGGAGCACTTTCCATCATGCTGTGTGGCTGgtattgttttgaaacttatatgTCTTCTGTTTGGGTGCTGCAAAATTATGACATCCCTGAGTCTTGGACTAAATTAGTCAGCTTTGATCGATCTCAGGAGTTGGGAATGGTGTTAGGAATTAGGGAAAATGGAGAGATGCTTATGGAATCTAAAAGGGGGGAGGTAGTTTTGTACAAGCCAGAAATCCAGCTTATGAAAGGTCTTGGAATTTATGGTGCTGAAGATACTTTCTATTTAAATACTTATGTTGAGAGCTTGGCTTTACTGAATGAAGGGAAAGGAATCTCGAAGAAAGTGGCAGATTAA